The Nitrospinota bacterium nucleotide sequence ATTACGAGGCAGCGTTCTCGTTTACCTTGCGACCTGGAGAGAAGTGGCTACCGGGAACCTACGAGGTGGACATTTTCTCTGGGACCGATTTGGTGGCCACAGCGACCTACCGGGTCAGTGCACCGGCAGATAGGGCCGCATGGCCAGCTGCAGAGCCCGCCCGCGTGGCGCTTCGGCCCGACCTGGTCCCCGCCGGTGAGGAGTGCATCGTCGAGGGACGGGGCTTTTCCGCCAACGGCCGTATCTCCCTGGAAGGCATTGTGTTGATCGACGCCTCGGGCCGGACCGAGCGCTTTCAGGGGGCGCCCCTGAGGCTCTCGCCTCAGGGGACCTTCGCCTTCCGCTTCCGGATACCCCCGAACACTGCTCCGGGAGTTGCCTCTATATCCGTGACCGATCAGGCTCACCGCACGGCCACTGTGAGCTTTCAGGTGGCGCGGCCTCAGACGGTCAAGGAGCAGATTAAAGAGATCGAGCGCCAGTGGAAAGGTATTTTCCGTTGAGTTGCCCGGAGAGGGGCGCCTCGTCTGCGACGCCTGTAGGTAGGCCCAAGTCACGCCGACCCGGCTCTGAGGGGAGACGGTGATGTACAAACTCAACTGGAAGGGCCTGGGAGATGCCCTCTACTCTCAGGACGGCATGGTGACAGCGGTCAAGGGAGCGATTATTCTGGCTCTTTGGGGGGCCGCGCGGGTCCTCCACCATTACTACGGCCTAAAGCCTCCAGAGGGAATGGGCATCGTGGAGGCTGTAAAACGCGGAAAGATGCGCCCGACCAAGCGGTTCTTGGCCTTGCCGCATCCCAGGCGCCGCGTCGTGCGGAACGCCGAAAACACCCTTTATACGGTGCTGACCATCCTGGGTATCCTCTTCGTCCTGACCTATTTTCAGATTCTCTAGGTGGGGTGAAGGGTCTCAAATCGGGGAGGACCGATTTCTTGTTGCCCCTCCTTCCTGGCCTCGTGATAGGCTGTCTTGTAAATGTCTCCAATAGGGGATGCCGCGAGCCGTGATGAATCGTCGTCGCTCCATATGCCTCCTGGCTTCTGCCCTGCTGGCGCTCGCCCTTATGCTGGGGTCCGCCTTGGGCGCGGAGCCCTCACCGCAGCCTGAGGTATCCCAGAGGCTCCTTGGCGCTGGACGGGATGCTGCCGATAGAGGGGACTATGGCGAAGCGGATTTAGCTCTGCGTGGAGCGCTGGCCTCCTGTCGGGCCGTGGGGGATGAAGGCTGTATGTGGACGGCGCTCGCCTCGCTGGCCGCCGTGGCCCAGGCCCGTGGAAAGCTCGATGAGGCGAGGGGCTTCGCCAACGAGGCGCTGGTGGTCGCCCACCGGATGGGCGACCGGCCGGCCGAAGCCGAGAGCTACCACATCCTGGCGTCGGTGTTGGCCGAGACGGGAAATTCGGAAGAGGCCTGGGCAGCCGCGGTACGGGTCCTGGCCGTGGGCAACGAGCTTGAGCGGGCCGACTTCCAAGCAAGGGCCCTGAATGTCTTCGGTAGGTTGGAGCTGGCCGCCGGTAGAACGGATGAGGCCTGCGGGGCCTTCGAGGAGGCCTCGGTCCGAGCCAAGCTGTCGGGTATCGTCTCCCTGGGGATGAGGGCGCTGATGGGCGTCGGGCGCTGTCGCCTCGCCCGGGGCGAACTTAAAGAGGCAGACGCCGCCTTCGAGGAGGCCTTCACCGAAGCGGTCGGTTTGGGGGATGAGCTTTCGGTGGCTCGGCTCATGCAGGAGATGGGACGGCTCGCCTCCGCTCGCGGTGAGCCCGCCCGAGCCGAGGAGCTCTTGGACGAGGCCTTGAGGAAGTTCCGCGCATTGGGGGCCCCGACCTACGCAGAGAGGGCGGCCGCCGACCTGGAGAAGCTGCGGGCCGAGGCCCGCCTTCCGACTGCGTCCGAGAAGGCCGAGAGGGCCGCCGATGCCCTACGCCGGGGCCTGGAGCGCTTCGAGGCGGGCAACTTGGAGGCGGCGGTCCGGGAGCTAAAGGAAGCCGTAACCCTCGCCCCATACGATCTGGAGGCCCATCAGGCTCTGGGGCGGGCCTACCTCGACCTCGGCCTCCAAGCGCTGGCCGATGAGGAGAGCCGATATTCCTCGGCTTTGGCGGCGAATAACTCCACCCTCGGCCTCGACTCCCCAAACCCTCTCTACCGCGATTACTTCTCTAAGCTGCACCGCCAGATCGACAGGGTCTACGTCGTCCCAGCCGAGGTATCGAGCGGAGAGCTGGCCGGCGCCGTCAAAGTGACCTTTACGCTGGAGCGGACGGGCCGACTCGCCGATGCCTCTGTAGAGAGTTCGGACGGCTCGACCCTCCTCAGCGAAGCAGCCCTTACCACGCTGAGGCTCGCCGATCCATTCAATCCATTTCCTGACGGTATGCCCCAAGAGCGAGTCACAATCACGGCCCGGTTCGTGTACGATAAAGATTTAGCTAAGGGGCCTACTTCATCCCCGTGGAAAAAGTAAATGCGGCGGTGGCTTTGAAGCCCTTTCGCTCCCTCCTGACTTAGTCCTAACAAGGCGCTGCCCGCTGGAAAGAAGGGTTTGAAATAGGATAGGATAAGAAAAAATATTTCTTTTTTAATATCTACATGAAAAAACACTTGACAACCTTCCTCTCAGGTGTTAAATATTATTATGTAAGCCAGCGACCCGGCCGGCCCCTCACACCTCATCGGGGGCTAGGAGCCACAAGTCGCATGGAGGTGATACTCAGATGCAGAGGCGGGACACATTAGGAAATCATTCTTCGGCCCGGAGAGCGTCCTTTCTAGCGTGGCGAGGCGACGAACGGGGGGCTGTTGCCGTTCTTGTAGCGGTGCTCCTGGCTGTTCTGATCGGTTTTGCAGGCCTCGTCATCGACCTTGGCCATCTGTTCGTCGTCCACTCCACGCTTCAAAACGTCGCCGACTCGGCCTCCCTAGCCGCCGCCTCAAGCCTGAGCTACGGCCCCGATGAGGCCAGAGGCCAGGCTCAGCTCCTAGCCCATAAGCACGCTGTAGACGGCACTCCAGTCGCCCTCGCTCTGGTGGACATCGAGCTTGGCACCTGGGATAAGGAGACCAAGACTTTCACCGTCTTGGAGCCAGCCCAAGAGGCAAACGCCAACAGTGTCCGGGTCATGGCTCAGCGCTCCCAAGACCGCAACAACCCCATATTTCTCATCTTCATGCCCTTGTTCGGGCACCAGGCATCGGACGTGAGAGCGATCTCCGTGGCGTACCAGGCGGGTTCGTGTATGGGGGGCATTATCGGCGGGAGACGGATAACCCTCAACAGCTCAAGTGTCACCGATAGCTACAATTCCGACTTCGGGCCGTACAGCCCCGCTACAGCGAATCAAAATGGGGATGTCTGCAGCTGCGGAGACATCGAGCTCAACTCGTCGGCCGGCGTAAATGGCGATGCGGGGCCTGGCGATGGTCATGAGGTTATCCTGAATAGCTCCGCCTACGTCACAGGCTCCACTACCCCCGGGGGCTGCCCGGTATTACCCGACGTCGAGCTCGGTGACATCGCCACAAACAACGACAACGGCAACATCCCGACAATGACGGACGACGGCAATGATCCTTTTGAGGATGGGCCTTACGATCTCGCACTTAATAGAGGCGACAGTATCACTTTGCCCGGTGGCCGGTACTACTTCAACTCGGTCGTGCTTAACAGCTCCTCGACGCTAAGCGTTGCGGGTCCGACCGTCATATACGTTACCGGGGAGTTCGCTGTGAATGGTTCGGGCATCATGAATCCAGGCCTAAATCCGCAAGACCTCGTTGTTATGATCTCCTCCACCTTGGAGGTGCAACTTAACAGCAGCGTCGATTTCTACGGCGTCATCTACGCGCCCAACGCGCGTGTCGTCAATAACAGCGGCGTCGAATTTTATGGGTCAATAATGGCAGATGAGGTCACCTTCAACAGTTCGGTCCAGTTCCATTACGACGAAGCGCTAAGCGATCTGGCGTTCCTCGACGGCGTGGAGATCGTCTTCAATAGCACTTTGAGCTCCACTCTCGTCCGGTAGCTCAATATCCCGGAGGGCTTAGGAAACGTAGGACGAAGAGGAGGCACCAAGGTTCATGCCAACTAATGATTCGACAGCCAATGAGCTAACTGGAAGCCTGATCCGCATCCGATCTTCTATGGAGGGGCTCCATACAGCCGAACGGAGGGTGGCCGAGGCCGTCCTATCCAACCCCGAATCGATTCTGACGAGCTCTGTCACTGAAGTCGCAAACAGCGCCGGCGCGAGCGAGGCCACCGTTGTCCGTTTCTGCCGGTCTTTGGGCTACAAAGGCTACCAGGACTTTAAAATTTCTCTCGCCAGAGACCTTGTGTCTCCCATCAAGAGCCTCCACGAGGAGTTGGAAGAAGGCGATGAGCCGCCGGATGTGGCGGCCAAGGTCTTCCGATCCCACATCCAGGCCCTGGAGGAGACCCTCGCCGTGCTCGACCCCGCCCATTTCGCCAAAGCCGTGGAGCTCCTCGTCGGCGCTCGGCAAATCTTCTTTATCGGGGTTGGAACCTCGGCGCCCAACATCCTCGATGCACAGAACAAGTTCTTCCGGCTGGGCTATGCGACCTCTGCGCAGAGCGACAGCCACCTGCAGGCCATGCAGGCGGCGCTGCTGGAGCCGGATGACGTGGTGGTGGCCATCTCCCACTCGGGACAGACCCGCGACACCATCGAGACGGTCCAGGTCGCTAAGGCCAGAGGGGCGAGCGCCATTGCCATCACCAACGCGGCCCTCTCGCCGCTGGCAAAGCTCTGTGACATCACCCTGGTGACCGCCTCTCGCGAAACTCGGTTCCGTATGGAGGCCCTCGCCAGCCGTATAGCTCAGACCACTATTATCAACGCCCTCTTCATGGCCTGCAGCCTGGCAGATATGGAGCGCACCTTACTGCTTCGCGAGGTCATCGAAGAGGCAGTTGTCGGCAAGCAGTACTGAGGAGGGAACGGGAGAAGAGGGTGGACGATAGAGCGACGCTCGCTCTTTCACTAGCCCCAGATTGGGAGTTCAACCGATGATGATCGAACAGACCACGAATGGCATAGACCTTCGCACCTTTATCGTTCTGGATAACCTGCAGTACCAGCTCGCCTCCTTTATTGGCACGACCGCCCGTGGGTTTTTGCCCATCGGGGGGATGGCGAGCCTATTCGTCGAGATCGCCCCAGGGATCGCCATCAACCGGCTGACCGACGTGGCCCTCAAGGCCACCAACGTCAAGCCCGCCATGCAGATCGTGGAGCGTGCCTACGGGCTTCTGGAGGTTCACTCCGAAAGCCAGGCCGACGTACGCCAGGCGGGCCAGGCCATCCTCGATGACTTGGGCCTCCAGGAAAGAAACCGCCGCAAGCCCCGCACCGTCTCGACCCAGATCATCCGCAACGTAGACGACTATCAGGCCCAACTCATCAACCGGGAGCGCCACGGTCAGATGCTCATACCTGGCCAGACCCTTTACATCCTGGAGGTGGAGCCAGCGGGCTACGCTGCGCTGGCCGCCAACGAGGCTGAGAAGGCAAGCAACGTCAACCTGGTAGACGTGAGGCCCTTCGGGGCCTTTGGGCGACTCTACCTGGGCGGTGAGGAGCGCGACGTTGTGGTCGGCAGCGAGGCGGCCCTTCGGTCCCTGGAGATGGTGGATGGCCGCGAGGTCGCCGAGGGGACTGAGAGATGAGCCGAAGAAGAAAAGGAAAAAATGGATCGCCGGCCAAGCGAACCCGCGATTTCAATAAAGGAGGGGGAGGAGGTGAGGTCATGAACGAACTCGAGCAGACCGAAATCCTGGAACGCTCTCGGACTATGACACCCGATTTGGCATCCGTGTCATCCAGAGTAGCATCCCCATCGGAGTCGTATCAATTACCCATCGGCTCGACCATGACCGCGAAGGATTTGCTCATGGAGCCTGAAATTGGCGGCACCACAAAGCGGGGCGGGCGGAACGGAGCAAGCGTACGCGAAGATTGGATCGCCCTGGAGCAGGTCGTGGTGACCAGCCCCAAGATGAAGCAGGTATTCAAGCTTGCCAGAACCCTCGGCCGTGCCGACCGGGCGACGGTGCTTATTACCGGCGAGACGGGCACTGGCAAAGAGGTGATAGCCAGGACCATTCATCTTATGAGCCCCCGGCTCGACCAGCCCATGGTAGTGGTCAACTGCGGGGCCATCCCGAAGGAACTCATGGAGGCCGAGCTACTGGGCTACGCGAA carries:
- a CDS encoding TonB family protein, with the protein product MMNRRRSICLLASALLALALMLGSALGAEPSPQPEVSQRLLGAGRDAADRGDYGEADLALRGALASCRAVGDEGCMWTALASLAAVAQARGKLDEARGFANEALVVAHRMGDRPAEAESYHILASVLAETGNSEEAWAAAVRVLAVGNELERADFQARALNVFGRLELAAGRTDEACGAFEEASVRAKLSGIVSLGMRALMGVGRCRLARGELKEADAAFEEAFTEAVGLGDELSVARLMQEMGRLASARGEPARAEELLDEALRKFRALGAPTYAERAAADLEKLRAEARLPTASEKAERAADALRRGLERFEAGNLEAAVRELKEAVTLAPYDLEAHQALGRAYLDLGLQALADEESRYSSALAANNSTLGLDSPNPLYRDYFSKLHRQIDRVYVVPAEVSSGELAGAVKVTFTLERTGRLADASVESSDGSTLLSEAALTTLRLADPFNPFPDGMPQERVTITARFVYDKDLAKGPTSSPWKK
- a CDS encoding MurR/RpiR family transcriptional regulator is translated as MPTNDSTANELTGSLIRIRSSMEGLHTAERRVAEAVLSNPESILTSSVTEVANSAGASEATVVRFCRSLGYKGYQDFKISLARDLVSPIKSLHEELEEGDEPPDVAAKVFRSHIQALEETLAVLDPAHFAKAVELLVGARQIFFIGVGTSAPNILDAQNKFFRLGYATSAQSDSHLQAMQAALLEPDDVVVAISHSGQTRDTIETVQVAKARGASAIAITNAALSPLAKLCDITLVTASRETRFRMEALASRIAQTTIINALFMACSLADMERTLLLREVIEEAVVGKQY